In one window of Candidatus Hinthialibacter antarcticus DNA:
- a CDS encoding helicase-related protein, translating to MNREELDDIYVPEGFKRLKYQEEAVLSAKKVLEEYGGIFLSDVVGLGKTYMAALLAQQINGRSLVIAPPHLLDKHNRGSWPNVFGDFRVPHTDFESIGKIEDLLNRDISKYTNVFIDESHRFRTETKTYEMLAQICRGKRVILVSATPLNNKPRDILSQIKLFQTGKNSTIPNVRNLEAFFSRLEKNLNGLDRQKDRERYFIVVQSNAQKTRDQILKFLMVRRTRNEIMKYYGDDLKLQGMKFPDVADPHPLFYQLNQKENDIFLQTIQLLTVDFKYARYVPLAYYEGKREQREIQGQRNLAQFMKILFVKRLESSFYAFRHTLDRFINTYERVIEEFHNGAVYISKKHINKIFELLEAGNSEAIEELVENEKAERLNADDFSDNFIIDLENDLKILKKIKKLWVQIKRDPKWEAFCDQLRSDEDLKENRLIIFTESKETAEYLQEKLNSETKNRILLFTGGSHDSVRKEVIANFDARAYKPKSDYRILVCTEVLSEGVNLHRANVVINYDIPWNPTRLIQRVGRVNRVDTEFPKIHTYNFFPTEESNDIIKLKEAAEAKIHAFIEMLGADARLLTEGEEIKSHDLFAKLNSKETITGENEDEDSELEYLAEIREVRDNEPELFTRIKRLPKKARSTRLAPSHLDIPPKGFPALLTYFRKGKLDKFFLANLQSSAAAELGFTDAAKVLKPTSNNEKRRKIHKDFYDLLNKNKSEFDYATSSEDDEKSASVKGGKNDAYILKRLKAREIQKYHGFTDEDELYIERVKQLLLNGALPRPTTKRLAAALKKEAEPLKVLGILKRDIPKEFFFETPAQQSSNPFAPREVILSSYLVKE from the coding sequence AAGAGTATGGGGGCATTTTTTTATCTGATGTTGTTGGCCTTGGCAAAACCTATATGGCGGCGCTGTTGGCTCAGCAAATCAATGGGCGTTCTCTCGTTATCGCTCCTCCTCATTTATTGGATAAACACAACCGTGGGTCATGGCCGAATGTCTTTGGTGATTTTCGCGTTCCGCATACGGATTTTGAATCAATCGGGAAAATTGAAGACCTGTTGAATCGAGACATTTCGAAATATACCAATGTCTTCATTGATGAATCTCACCGCTTCCGAACAGAGACCAAAACCTATGAGATGCTCGCGCAGATTTGTCGGGGTAAGCGGGTGATCCTGGTTTCTGCAACGCCGTTAAACAATAAGCCTAGAGACATATTGAGCCAGATTAAGTTGTTTCAAACGGGGAAAAACAGCACCATTCCCAACGTGCGGAATTTAGAAGCCTTTTTCTCGCGCCTTGAGAAAAACCTGAATGGCCTGGACCGACAGAAAGATCGCGAGCGTTATTTCATAGTCGTTCAGAGCAATGCACAGAAAACCCGCGACCAAATATTGAAGTTTCTCATGGTTCGGCGTACGCGCAACGAAATCATGAAATACTACGGCGACGACTTAAAACTTCAGGGGATGAAGTTCCCGGATGTGGCTGATCCGCATCCTCTCTTCTATCAACTTAATCAAAAAGAGAACGATATTTTTTTGCAGACGATTCAACTGTTAACAGTTGATTTTAAATACGCTCGTTATGTGCCTTTGGCCTACTATGAGGGCAAACGTGAACAACGGGAGATACAGGGACAACGAAACCTTGCCCAATTTATGAAGATTCTCTTTGTCAAACGGCTTGAAAGCAGTTTCTATGCTTTCCGCCACACGCTTGACCGTTTTATCAATACGTATGAACGCGTCATCGAGGAGTTTCATAATGGCGCCGTCTATATCAGCAAAAAGCATATCAACAAGATTTTTGAACTCTTAGAAGCGGGCAACTCTGAAGCAATTGAGGAATTAGTTGAGAATGAAAAAGCAGAGCGCCTGAACGCAGATGATTTTTCTGACAACTTCATCATCGATTTAGAAAATGATCTTAAGATTCTTAAGAAAATCAAAAAACTTTGGGTGCAAATCAAACGCGACCCCAAGTGGGAGGCGTTTTGTGATCAATTGAGATCGGATGAGGATCTAAAGGAAAATAGATTAATTATCTTCACCGAATCAAAAGAAACCGCAGAGTATTTGCAAGAGAAATTAAATAGCGAAACCAAAAATCGCATTCTCTTATTCACAGGCGGCTCTCATGATTCCGTGCGTAAAGAAGTGATTGCAAACTTTGACGCTCGCGCCTACAAACCAAAAAGCGATTACCGGATTCTTGTTTGTACCGAAGTGTTATCAGAAGGCGTCAATCTTCACCGCGCCAATGTGGTGATTAACTATGACATCCCCTGGAACCCGACCCGTCTGATTCAACGCGTAGGCCGCGTGAACCGCGTCGATACGGAGTTTCCGAAAATCCATACCTATAATTTCTTCCCCACCGAAGAGAGCAATGACATTATCAAACTCAAAGAAGCGGCGGAGGCGAAAATTCACGCCTTTATCGAGATGTTGGGCGCTGACGCCCGCTTGTTGACCGAAGGCGAGGAAATCAAATCTCACGACTTGTTCGCTAAGTTGAACTCAAAAGAAACCATCACGGGCGAAAATGAAGACGAAGATAGCGAACTCGAATATCTCGCTGAAATCCGCGAGGTGCGCGATAACGAACCAGAGTTATTTACCCGCATTAAGCGCTTGCCCAAAAAAGCCCGCTCAACCCGGCTGGCGCCATCACACTTGGATATCCCTCCAAAAGGATTTCCCGCTCTGTTGACGTATTTCAGAAAAGGGAAACTCGATAAGTTCTTCCTGGCGAACTTACAGAGCAGTGCAGCGGCTGAGTTGGGCTTTACCGACGCGGCCAAAGTTCTCAAGCCTACCAGCAACAATGAAAAGCGACGTAAAATCCACAAGGATTTTTATGATTTGCTCAACAAGAATAAAAGCGAATTTGATTATGCAACCAGTTCGGAAGACGACGAAAAAAGCGCGTCAGTCAAAGGCGGAAAGAACGACGCATATATTTTGAAACGCCTGAAGGCCAGGGAGATTCAGAAATATCACGGGTTCACGGATGAAGATGAATTGTATATTGAGAGAGTGAAACAATTATTACTCAATGGGGCTTTGCCGCGTCCGACGACAAAGCGCTTGGCGGCGGCGCTGAAAAAAGAGGCGGAACCGCTCAAAGTGTTAGGAATTCTCAAGCGCGACATCCCAAAAGAATTCTTTTTTGAGACGCCCGCACAACAATCGTCAAACCCATTTGCGCCCCGTGAAGTGATCTTATCTTCGTATCTGGTGAAAGAATAA